Proteins from a genomic interval of Planctomycetota bacterium:
- the hisA gene encoding 1-(5-phosphoribosyl)-5-[(5-phosphoribosylamino)methylideneamino]imidazole-4-carboxamide isomerase, with the protein MQVWPAIDLRGGKCVRLEQGDYNRETIFGEDPTAMARHWVEQGADRLHLVDLDGARDGRAANAAVIASIVRSIDVPCQLGGGIRDESIIQELLALGIARLVVGTRALREPEWFRAMCRKYPHKLVLGLDARDGQVATDGWLKTSGVSAIDLAQRFADEPVAAIVYTDIATDGMLSGPNLAAVAAMCTECDTPIVASGGVSKADDVRALAELPIEGCIVGRALYEPTMTLREGLTAARQGRRSLASPTDSKGTAESRRTD; encoded by the coding sequence TTGCAGGTTTGGCCGGCCATCGATTTGCGCGGCGGCAAGTGCGTGCGCCTCGAGCAGGGTGACTACAACCGCGAAACCATCTTCGGCGAAGACCCGACGGCCATGGCCCGGCACTGGGTCGAGCAAGGGGCCGACCGGCTCCATCTGGTCGACCTGGACGGTGCGCGCGACGGTCGGGCCGCCAACGCCGCGGTCATCGCCAGCATCGTTCGCTCGATCGACGTCCCGTGCCAACTGGGCGGCGGCATCCGCGACGAGTCGATCATTCAAGAGTTGCTGGCGCTCGGCATCGCGCGCCTGGTCGTCGGCACGCGGGCCCTGCGCGAGCCCGAGTGGTTCCGCGCCATGTGCCGCAAGTACCCGCACAAGCTGGTGCTGGGGCTCGACGCGCGCGACGGACAAGTCGCCACCGATGGCTGGTTGAAAACCAGCGGCGTGTCGGCGATTGATCTGGCCCAACGCTTTGCCGACGAGCCCGTGGCGGCCATCGTTTACACCGACATCGCCACCGACGGCATGCTGTCGGGGCCGAATCTGGCGGCCGTCGCCGCGATGTGTACCGAGTGCGACACGCCGATCGTGGCCTCGGGCGGAGTGAGCAAAGCCGACGACGTGCGCGCCCTGGCCGAGTTGCCCATCGAGGGCTGCATCGTCGGCCGCGCGCTCTATGAACCAACCATGACCCTGCGCGAAGGGCTGACTGCCGCGCGCCAGGGACGCCGATCACTAGCATCGCCAACCGATTCCAAAGGGACTGCGGAGTCCCGGAGGACCGATTAG
- a CDS encoding elongation factor G: protein MSIRNVETIRNIALCGHSGAGKTTLIDQLLVKTGTVKHPISVDNGTSFCDFDEEEKQHKHTVEAKVVHLEHNGLWFNLIDTPGYPDFIGSTIGALRGVDTAAIVINAHSGIEVNTRRTFQEAGKEGLARVVIVNKMDNENIDVPVLLKNLHDLFGAGCVPYNVPLGSGHDFRGVANVLKPPADTVGALAPIDKCGTELLEAIIEHDDEVTARYFEGTPPTEEEISRLILLDVAHSTLIPIFFVSAKTGVGMDELLDGLGACAVSPTQMPHHGTRPDGVDVEILSENDGPLVAQVFKTRIDPFVQRISYIRVFSGKLHKEETVSSTSTRKGVKLHQLFHVQGANLEPIDEAGAGEIVAVTKNEELHTGTLLGDFVVHDIPFPTPMVGLAVVPKNRGDEAKLSGALHKIVEEDLTLRLDRDAQTKELVMTGMSELHLNMIREKLKRRDKVDVETKEPKIPYRETIQNRAEGSYRHKKQSGGRGQFGEVHIRLHPMPEGTDVAEYASKERFPQMREYRFDPKINFLWVDSIVGGSIPNNFLPAVEKGFRERMERGVIAGYKVQNLCAEIFFGKHHPVDSSEAAFKTAGSMAFRNTFQQAKPTLLEPIVTLHVTVPGAKLGDINSDMSGRRGRVLGMESAGGDLQTVTAEVPLAEVSTYARSLSSITGGQGSYTIEFCRYDVVPGNILKEIIEKAVHMREEEEEE, encoded by the coding sequence ATGTCGATTCGCAACGTGGAGACCATTCGCAACATTGCTTTGTGCGGTCATAGCGGCGCTGGGAAGACGACCCTGATCGACCAGTTGCTCGTCAAGACCGGCACTGTCAAGCATCCGATCAGCGTTGATAACGGCACGAGTTTTTGTGACTTTGACGAGGAAGAGAAACAACACAAGCACACCGTCGAAGCCAAGGTCGTCCACCTGGAACACAACGGCCTGTGGTTCAATCTGATCGACACCCCAGGCTATCCGGACTTTATCGGCAGCACGATCGGCGCGCTACGCGGAGTCGACACCGCGGCCATCGTCATCAACGCTCACAGCGGCATCGAAGTGAACACCCGCCGCACCTTCCAGGAAGCCGGCAAGGAAGGGCTGGCCCGGGTGGTCATCGTCAACAAGATGGACAACGAGAACATCGATGTCCCCGTGCTGCTCAAGAACCTGCACGATCTGTTCGGTGCTGGCTGTGTGCCGTACAACGTACCGCTCGGCTCGGGTCACGACTTTCGCGGCGTTGCCAATGTCCTGAAGCCGCCGGCCGACACCGTGGGGGCGCTCGCGCCGATCGACAAGTGCGGCACCGAACTGCTCGAAGCCATCATCGAGCATGACGACGAAGTGACCGCCCGCTACTTCGAGGGAACGCCGCCGACCGAGGAAGAAATCAGCCGGCTGATCCTGTTGGACGTGGCCCACAGCACGCTGATTCCCATCTTCTTCGTCTCGGCCAAGACGGGCGTCGGCATGGACGAGCTGCTCGACGGGCTGGGGGCGTGCGCCGTCTCACCCACGCAAATGCCCCACCACGGCACGCGCCCCGACGGCGTCGACGTGGAAATCCTCTCCGAGAACGATGGCCCGTTGGTGGCCCAAGTTTTCAAAACCCGCATCGACCCGTTCGTCCAGCGGATCAGCTACATCCGAGTTTTCTCGGGCAAGCTGCACAAAGAAGAAACCGTTTCGTCGACCAGCACTCGCAAGGGGGTGAAGCTGCACCAGTTGTTCCATGTGCAAGGGGCGAACCTGGAACCGATCGACGAAGCCGGCGCCGGCGAGATCGTGGCCGTGACCAAGAACGAGGAACTGCACACCGGCACGCTGTTGGGCGATTTCGTCGTTCACGACATTCCGTTCCCGACGCCCATGGTCGGCTTGGCCGTCGTGCCCAAGAACCGTGGCGACGAGGCCAAGTTGTCGGGCGCGCTGCACAAGATTGTCGAAGAAGATTTGACCTTGCGGCTCGATCGCGACGCGCAGACCAAAGAACTGGTGATGACCGGCATGAGCGAACTGCACCTGAACATGATTCGCGAGAAGCTCAAACGGCGCGACAAGGTTGACGTCGAAACCAAGGAGCCCAAGATTCCCTATCGCGAAACCATTCAGAACCGCGCCGAGGGGAGCTACCGGCACAAGAAACAGTCGGGGGGCCGCGGGCAATTCGGCGAAGTCCATATTCGGCTCCATCCGATGCCCGAGGGGACAGACGTCGCCGAGTATGCGTCGAAAGAGCGCTTTCCTCAGATGCGCGAGTATCGTTTCGACCCGAAGATCAACTTCCTGTGGGTCGATTCGATTGTCGGCGGTTCGATTCCGAACAACTTCCTGCCGGCGGTCGAGAAGGGCTTTCGCGAGCGAATGGAGCGCGGCGTGATCGCCGGTTACAAAGTGCAAAACCTGTGCGCTGAGATTTTCTTCGGCAAGCATCACCCGGTCGACAGCTCGGAAGCCGCCTTCAAAACAGCCGGCTCGATGGCGTTTCGCAACACGTTCCAGCAAGCCAAGCCGACGCTGCTCGAACCGATTGTCACGTTGCACGTGACGGTGCCAGGGGCCAAGCTCGGTGATATCAACAGCGACATGTCAGGCCGCCGCGGCCGCGTGCTGGGCATGGAGTCAGCCGGCGGCGATCTGCAAACCGTGACGGCCGAGGTGCCGCTGGCCGAGGTGTCGACCTACGCCCGCAGCTTGTCGAGCATCACTGGTGGCCAAGGCAGCTACACGATCGAGTTCTGCCGGTACGATGTGGTGCCGGGGAACATCCTCAAAGAGATTATCGAAAAGGCCGTCCACATGCGCGAAGAGGAGGAAGAGGAGTAA
- a CDS encoding Gfo/Idh/MocA family oxidoreductase, translated as MRPIRIAVVGGGHLGKIHTRILQTLPQFQLAGVVEPIAASREAVAQQFKVPVFDRLAAVREQIDAAVVAAPTCTHHDLGLELLNAGLHVFMEKPLAPSHDEASDLVDAARAGRRVLQVGHVERFNPAWSATLGQVRDPKYIEGVRRGPFSFRSTDIGVVLDLMIHDIDLVLSIVHSRVRGVSALGVALFGQQEDIAHARIEFENGCIAQLSASRASHQPARTMQLWSQQAFAAVDFSTRTASIVRPSDEILRHELDVHTLPAEQKAALKDRLLTEHLPVEVLESPPVDAITAELIDFAESVAQGRMPRVSGEHGRNAVAVAEQVLQSIAQHQWDGQADGRVGPLLQPQRLVIPSPHFLSRPASVPADRRAAG; from the coding sequence ATGAGGCCAATCAGGATCGCGGTCGTGGGGGGCGGCCACCTCGGTAAGATTCACACTCGTATTCTCCAGACGCTGCCCCAGTTCCAATTGGCCGGCGTGGTCGAACCCATCGCCGCCAGCCGTGAAGCCGTGGCCCAGCAGTTCAAGGTGCCGGTGTTCGATCGATTGGCCGCCGTGCGCGAGCAGATCGATGCGGCCGTAGTGGCGGCGCCCACTTGCACCCATCACGATCTTGGGCTCGAACTGTTGAACGCCGGGCTGCATGTGTTCATGGAAAAGCCGCTGGCCCCGTCGCACGACGAGGCTTCGGACCTGGTCGATGCCGCGCGAGCCGGCCGCCGCGTGCTGCAAGTCGGCCACGTCGAACGATTCAACCCGGCCTGGAGCGCCACGCTCGGCCAGGTGCGTGATCCGAAATACATCGAGGGGGTCCGCCGCGGGCCGTTCTCGTTCCGCTCGACCGACATCGGCGTGGTCTTGGACTTGATGATCCACGACATCGATCTGGTGTTGTCGATTGTCCATTCGCGCGTCCGTGGCGTCAGCGCGCTGGGCGTGGCCTTGTTCGGCCAGCAGGAAGACATCGCCCACGCACGAATTGAGTTCGAGAATGGCTGCATCGCGCAACTGAGCGCATCGCGGGCCAGCCATCAACCGGCCCGGACGATGCAGCTTTGGTCGCAACAGGCCTTTGCCGCGGTCGATTTCTCGACCCGCACGGCATCGATCGTGCGGCCCAGCGACGAAATCTTGCGCCACGAGCTCGATGTTCACACCTTGCCGGCCGAGCAGAAGGCCGCACTCAAGGATCGACTGCTCACGGAACATCTGCCGGTCGAGGTGCTCGAGTCACCGCCGGTCGACGCGATTACGGCCGAGTTGATCGACTTTGCCGAAAGCGTCGCTCAGGGACGCATGCCGCGCGTGTCGGGCGAACACGGCCGCAACGCCGTGGCCGTCGCCGAACAAGTGCTGCAAAGCATCGCCCAGCATCAATGGGACGGCCAAGCCGATGGCCGCGTCGGGCCGCTGCTACAGCCGCAACGCTTGGTCATTCCCTCGCCGCACTTCTTGTCGCGTCCGGCCAGCGTCCCGGCCGACCGCCGCGCGGCGGGATGA
- a CDS encoding glycoside hydrolase family 88 protein, producing MAILPTLAWGDERTPRQVAEELVAAYAQDIPDLKYTSTVALIGRLAYGRETSDSQHAKGVRAILLPYLDGSKPVNSEKLSASDLAGHLVFAALYGSLSDDPKLQDSARRLILAAADRACDAQGQPRPNIHSQMSDATFMACPLLSIAGALSGDSKYFQQALRYAQLVKKLDLRDDGLYRHSPKCEAAWGRGNAFPLLGLVHTLHVYPDKEPGRDELAKMFQDHAAALLKHQDADGAWHQVIDHPESYAELTCTCMIASSYLKAIEDGLLARDKYAPAVRQAWQAALTRIGPQGNLRDVCEGTGSQTSLQAYFDRKALSGRDRRGGSMALMFAVGMMHFPEQK from the coding sequence ATGGCCATTTTGCCGACGTTGGCGTGGGGCGACGAGCGGACGCCGCGGCAGGTGGCCGAGGAGTTGGTCGCCGCCTACGCCCAGGACATTCCCGATCTGAAGTACACCTCGACCGTGGCGCTGATCGGTCGTTTGGCCTATGGACGCGAGACGAGCGATTCGCAACATGCCAAGGGCGTGCGGGCTATCTTGTTGCCGTACCTCGATGGTTCGAAGCCGGTGAACAGCGAGAAGCTGTCGGCCAGCGATCTGGCCGGGCACCTGGTCTTTGCCGCGCTCTACGGGTCGTTGAGCGATGATCCCAAGCTGCAAGATTCCGCCCGTCGGCTGATTCTCGCGGCCGCCGATCGCGCCTGCGATGCCCAGGGACAGCCGCGGCCCAATATTCACAGCCAAATGAGCGACGCCACGTTCATGGCTTGCCCGCTGCTGTCGATTGCCGGGGCGCTGTCGGGAGATTCCAAATACTTTCAACAGGCGTTGCGCTATGCCCAGTTGGTGAAGAAGCTCGATCTGCGCGACGACGGGCTCTATCGCCATTCGCCCAAGTGCGAAGCGGCTTGGGGGCGCGGCAATGCGTTCCCGTTGCTGGGGCTGGTGCATACGCTGCACGTTTACCCTGACAAGGAACCGGGGCGCGACGAGTTGGCCAAGATGTTCCAGGATCATGCCGCGGCCTTGCTCAAGCATCAAGACGCCGACGGGGCGTGGCACCAGGTGATCGATCATCCTGAAAGCTATGCCGAGCTGACCTGCACGTGCATGATCGCGTCGAGTTACCTTAAGGCGATTGAAGATGGTCTGCTCGCGCGCGACAAGTACGCGCCTGCGGTTCGCCAAGCCTGGCAAGCGGCCCTGACGCGCATCGGCCCCCAGGGGAACCTGCGCGACGTGTGCGAAGGGACCGGTTCCCAGACCAGCCTGCAGGCCTACTTCGACCGCAAGGCCCTGTCGGGGCGCGATCGGCGCGGCGGCTCGATGGCCTTGATGTTCGCCGTCGGCATGATGCATTTTCCGGAGCAGAAGTAG
- the lpxA gene encoding acyl-ACP--UDP-N-acetylglucosamine O-acyltransferase has product MTCTIADHAIIDSRSEIADDVEIGPFCVIGPHVRIGRGTRLENNVTLTGHVMIGEQNQIHANVVIGGPPQDLSYHGGETCVQIGHRNIIREGVTINRATEKEAGITSLGDDNFLMANSHVAHDCRLGNHIVITNGTLLGGHVHVDDYAALSGGCAVHHYSSIGQYSFVAGLSRVLHDVPPFMLVEGHPSRPRCINVVALKRHNFSDAAIDALAEAHRLLYRAKIGLQQTRDTLRNKFQLTPQVLALLEFVRQQQDGKHGRARESARRAA; this is encoded by the coding sequence ATGACATGCACGATTGCCGACCACGCCATTATCGATTCACGATCTGAGATCGCCGACGATGTCGAGATCGGTCCCTTCTGTGTGATCGGACCCCACGTTCGCATCGGCCGCGGCACGCGACTGGAAAATAACGTCACGCTGACCGGTCACGTGATGATCGGCGAGCAGAATCAAATTCACGCGAACGTGGTGATCGGCGGCCCGCCACAAGACCTGAGCTATCACGGCGGCGAGACCTGTGTGCAGATTGGCCACCGGAACATCATCCGCGAAGGGGTCACGATCAACCGCGCCACCGAGAAGGAAGCCGGCATCACCTCGCTGGGTGACGACAACTTCCTGATGGCCAATAGCCACGTTGCGCACGATTGCCGGCTGGGCAATCATATCGTGATCACCAACGGCACGCTGCTGGGCGGGCACGTGCATGTCGATGATTACGCCGCGCTGTCGGGTGGCTGCGCGGTGCATCATTACTCGTCGATCGGTCAATACAGTTTTGTGGCCGGCCTGAGTCGGGTGTTGCACGATGTGCCCCCGTTCATGCTGGTCGAGGGGCATCCCTCGCGGCCGCGCTGTATTAACGTCGTGGCGCTGAAGCGACACAACTTCTCGGACGCGGCGATCGACGCGCTGGCCGAGGCGCATCGGCTGTTGTATCGCGCCAAGATCGGCCTGCAACAAACGCGTGACACGCTACGCAACAAGTTTCAGTTGACGCCCCAGGTGTTGGCGCTGTTGGAATTCGTGCGTCAACAGCAAGACGGCAAGCATGGTCGGGCTCGGGAATCGGCGCGGAGGGCTGCATGA